GCGATAGATCGCGCGACGACTTCCCCGGCGGCCGGCGTTCGCACGACGAGCGCCGGCCGCTTTGCGTGGGCTTGAAGATAACGCTCCTCCACTCCGCGACGCTGTCGCGCGCACGCCACATCCCCGACCCGGAAATACCACGCAATTCCCGGACATTTCCGCGGAAATCGCGGCCCTGCCGAAGGTTCGCGAATCGGCCTGCCGGTGGCACGCGGACTGCTCAAGTGATCCCACGAACCCTGTCGCCCGCAGTCACGAGGAGGACGCCATGAAGACCCTGAACGAACATCGCCGCGTGATCTCGACGCTGATGATGAGTCTGGTCGCGGCCACACTTCTCGCGCAGACCGCGAGTGCGGGCAACGCGTGGGGACACTCGAAGCGCTGGAAGCCCGGCCCGCCGGCGCGCGAGATCGGCTGGGTCGCACCGCCCGCGCCCGTGTACGTGGTGCATCACTCCGACGCCGGCCCGATCTTCGCCGGACTGGTGGGCGGGCTGATCCTCGGCGCGGCGCTCGCCAACGCACACCCGGCGGTGCACGTCCAGTATTCGTACTGGGATCCGTACTGCCAGGAGAGCTTCTCGTCGCTCGCGGCCTACGACGCGCACTTGCGATACCACCATCATCCGCAGTTCGTGCGCGTGATCGACGCGTCGAATGGACGCTGCGTGCGGGAGCTGAGCTGGAGCGATCGCGGCTGGCAGCCGTGCGAGCACAGCGGCGAGTGGCACGACTAGACGTCTTCGCTGTGTGAGTCCCACCTGGCGCGGCTGGAACCGGGGAGCGTCCAGGGCTGCGCGGGTGGGCTCACCAAATCACGGCGGGCGGTGTCCAGCGACATCGCCCGCTCGTGCTTTGGGCCCGAAGACGTCGGCAGGGCCCGAGGGTCGCCGTCGTCCCACTCCTGCCGACCTCTACGGAGCCGTGGCGTTGCGGCGCTACGCCGCCAGCAGCTCGTTGGTCTTGTGAGTGTGCTCTTCGGGGCGCAGGACGCGCGCCACGCGCTCGCTCGGCGCCATCGGGTCCCAGAACTCGGGCGCGTCCTCGGCCGGCGCGCTGCCGTCCGGGCGGACGATGACGCGGCAGTGCGGGCGCACCAGGTCGTTCGGATTCGGGCTGACCGCGATCACCACGCAGCGTGACTCGGTGAGCAACACCGAGCCCGGCGGATAGAGCCCGGTGGTGCGGGCCAGCGCCCACAGCACCGCCGGATCGAATCCCACTCGCGCGGGGCCGAACAGATACTGCAGAGCCTCGAACGCGGTGCGCGGGCGCTTGGCGTAGACGCGGTGCGCGGTCATCGCGTCGAAACAGTCGGCCACCGCGACGATGCGCGACATGGTGGACTGGCCCCATTCCGCCTGCACGTCGGGATAACCCGTGCGATCGAAGTTCATGTGGTGTTCGAGGCAAACCCGCATCGTGTCTACCATCAGCGTGGACAACCCCGGCATGCGGATCATCGACTTGACGCCTTCGATCGGATGCCGGCGCATCATCATCCATTCCTCGGCCGAGAGCGCCGCCGGCTTGCGGAGCACGTCGCCGGGCACCGCGATCTTGCCGAGGTCGTGCATCAGGCCCGCGACCCCGAGATCGGCCAGCGCCTGGCGCGGAAGTCCGAGCGCTTGCCCCATGCTCACCGACAGGATGCTCACGTTCACACAATGCGCGTAGGTGTATTCGTCGTGATCCTTGAGGGCGGTGAGGCCGACGATCGAATACTCGTGGTTCATGATGCCGTCCACGATCGGCTGGACCAGGCGTTTCGCGTGGCGGAGGTCGGGGCGCCCGGTCTGCATGGTGCGCACCACGATCTTCTTGGTGCCCAGCACCGCGCGCCAGAACACGCGCCGCGCGCGGCCACGCTCGGCCTCGGGCGTCTTCTCCCTGCTCTCCTCGAGGCTGCGCGTCAGCTCGTCGTCCTCCAGCTCGAGCGCCGGCACCGGCACGATGTGCTCAATGCTGGCCTCGCGAACCGCCTCGACCAGCCGCTCGGAAATCGCGGGATCGTCGGCCGCCAGGAAGAGCTGGAAGAATCGCTCGAATTCCGCAGGCGTCGCGCCCTGGAGCACGCGCACGCCGCCGAGCGAGCGGCGCTCGAACTCCTGCATCAGCCCGTGATAGACGGTGAGCAGCGAGGCCTGCGCCTTGATACGC
This DNA window, taken from Candidatus Sulfotelmatobacter sp., encodes the following:
- a CDS encoding HD domain-containing phosphohydrolase, with protein sequence MADPITNPPVLSGDDENDALQHGPSLLVRLSALLRTGRTYDIANQAFQKQLHDCISVFSRILEHEDEVALVAVADYFYLNGVRIKAQASLLTVYHGLMQEFERRSLGGVRVLQGATPAEFERFFQLFLAADDPAISERLVEAVREASIEHIVPVPALELEDDELTRSLEESREKTPEAERGRARRVFWRAVLGTKKIVVRTMQTGRPDLRHAKRLVQPIVDGIMNHEYSIVGLTALKDHDEYTYAHCVNVSILSVSMGQALGLPRQALADLGVAGLMHDLGKIAVPGDVLRKPAALSAEEWMMMRRHPIEGVKSMIRMPGLSTLMVDTMRVCLEHHMNFDRTGYPDVQAEWGQSTMSRIVAVADCFDAMTAHRVYAKRPRTAFEALQYLFGPARVGFDPAVLWALARTTGLYPPGSVLLTESRCVVIAVSPNPNDLVRPHCRVIVRPDGSAPAEDAPEFWDPMAPSERVARVLRPEEHTHKTNELLAA